A section of the Elizabethkingia anophelis R26 genome encodes:
- a CDS encoding glycoside hydrolase family 2 TIM barrel-domain containing protein, translating into MRHYFFSRELLAGVLTLVTVIIQAQELPYWKNTSIVKVNKEYPRTLFMTYDSKSEALNTKFENSKYYKSLNGTWKFHFADAYKQLPENVTDSATSTSGWKDIKVPGNWEVQGFGTAIYVNHPYEFVERDPKTRLPKQAPPYMPEENPVGVYRRDIDIPAEWLKDRTIFLNIGGAKSGTYVYINGKEVGYSEDSKNPAEFRINEYVKPGVNKLAIKIFRWSTGSYLEAQDFWRMSGIERDVYLWSQPNVSLRDFRVKSTLDDTYKNGVFQLEMSVANYGNGDLVEKANYSPIKPASPILGYELLDAKGKVVASASASATISVKGRGENDYKFPEIKIPGVSTWTSESPNLYKLVMTVQNQGSTQTEVVPFTVGFRKFEIKEVESNGRKDRLFLVNGQPIKFKGVNIHEHNPATGHYVTEDIMLKDFTLMKQNNLNSVRLAHYPQSRKFYELCDELGFYVYDEANIESHGMYYGKESLAKHPEWQNAHLDRTVNMFERNKNHPSVSFWSLGNEAGNGVNFDVTYRWLKEREKDFMNRPVNYERAIWGYNSDMYVPQYPSAAWLEKTGKDGSDRPVIPSEYSHAMGNSSGNLDLQWQAIYKYPNLQGGYIWDWVDQGIAQKDKNGKMFWAYGGDFGKDMASDGNFLINGIVSPDRTPHPAMQEVKYVHQDFGFEVKDLSKGLFSVKNRFYFTNTQDYVLKYNVIENGKIVAEKVVPMNLGAQQSMDVQIPVSLLKKGKEYFVNFDVYTAKTKMLVPNNFNIAHGQFRLTSEVVKESYKPAIVSPYIKTDQKGNITIVTAGKAVLTFDKAKGIVSSYKVNGKEYFQDGFGIQPNFWRGPNDNDYGSSMPKRLQIWKQSSKDFKVTEVNAVKENDHALLNATYLLPAGNLYKIQYKIYPDGVMKVNAEFTSTSMEANNVEASEATQMATFTPEMKKARENSSKLEVPRIGVRFRLSQSMNKVQYYGNGPVENYADRQSGARIGIYNTTAEDMYFPYVRPQENGHRTFNRWFSLTDGKNTGLLIIADDTVGFNALRNSVEDFDSEEAKNRPYQFNNFSSEERAANSDEKAKDLRPRQTHINDIAPRNFVEVCVDMKQMGVAGYNSWGAKPLPEYSIPSDKNYKWGFTIVPVKNTQEIAEKATLKY; encoded by the coding sequence ATGAGACATTATTTTTTTTCTAGGGAACTCCTGGCTGGAGTCCTCACATTAGTTACGGTCATTATTCAGGCTCAGGAACTACCGTATTGGAAGAACACCAGTATTGTAAAAGTTAATAAAGAATATCCAAGAACGCTCTTTATGACTTATGATTCCAAAAGCGAAGCTCTAAACACTAAATTCGAAAATAGTAAATATTATAAATCACTTAATGGCACGTGGAAATTCCATTTTGCCGATGCTTATAAGCAATTACCTGAAAATGTTACTGATTCTGCTACCAGTACTTCCGGATGGAAGGATATAAAAGTACCGGGAAACTGGGAGGTTCAAGGATTTGGAACAGCTATTTATGTTAATCATCCTTATGAATTTGTAGAAAGAGATCCTAAAACAAGGCTGCCTAAACAGGCTCCACCTTATATGCCGGAAGAAAACCCTGTAGGAGTTTACCGCAGAGATATTGATATTCCTGCAGAATGGCTGAAGGACAGGACTATTTTTCTGAATATTGGTGGTGCAAAGTCTGGTACTTATGTTTATATCAATGGTAAGGAAGTAGGCTATAGTGAAGATTCTAAAAACCCTGCAGAGTTCAGAATTAATGAATATGTGAAACCCGGGGTTAATAAACTGGCGATTAAAATATTCAGGTGGAGTACAGGCTCTTATCTGGAGGCGCAAGACTTTTGGCGCATGAGTGGTATAGAAAGAGATGTTTACCTGTGGTCACAGCCTAATGTGTCTTTACGTGATTTCAGAGTGAAATCTACTTTAGATGATACTTATAAGAACGGAGTCTTCCAGTTGGAAATGTCTGTTGCGAATTACGGAAATGGAGATCTTGTAGAGAAAGCAAACTATTCACCTATTAAGCCTGCTAGCCCTATACTGGGTTATGAGCTGCTTGATGCTAAGGGTAAGGTTGTAGCTTCAGCTTCAGCTTCAGCAACAATAAGTGTAAAGGGAAGAGGAGAGAACGACTATAAGTTTCCTGAAATCAAAATTCCGGGAGTTTCAACATGGACTTCGGAATCTCCAAACCTGTATAAACTGGTAATGACAGTACAGAATCAGGGAAGTACACAGACCGAGGTGGTTCCGTTTACAGTAGGATTCAGAAAATTTGAAATAAAAGAAGTAGAAAGTAACGGAAGAAAAGATCGCCTGTTTCTGGTGAATGGGCAGCCTATAAAATTTAAAGGGGTGAATATCCATGAACATAATCCGGCAACCGGACATTATGTGACAGAAGATATTATGTTAAAGGATTTTACATTGATGAAGCAAAATAACCTCAACTCTGTTCGTTTGGCTCATTATCCACAATCCCGAAAGTTTTATGAATTGTGTGATGAATTAGGGTTTTACGTATATGATGAAGCTAATATTGAAAGCCACGGAATGTACTACGGGAAAGAATCTCTGGCTAAGCACCCGGAATGGCAGAATGCCCACCTGGACAGAACAGTCAATATGTTTGAACGCAATAAAAATCACCCTTCGGTAAGTTTTTGGTCATTAGGAAATGAAGCCGGAAACGGGGTTAACTTCGATGTAACCTATAGATGGCTGAAAGAGCGGGAGAAAGATTTTATGAACCGTCCGGTAAATTATGAAAGAGCCATCTGGGGTTATAACTCGGATATGTATGTGCCACAGTATCCAAGTGCAGCCTGGTTGGAGAAAACCGGGAAAGACGGATCTGACCGTCCGGTGATTCCTTCAGAATATTCGCATGCAATGGGGAACTCCAGTGGTAATCTGGATCTGCAGTGGCAGGCAATTTATAAATATCCGAATCTTCAGGGTGGTTACATATGGGACTGGGTAGATCAGGGCATTGCACAGAAAGATAAAAACGGGAAAATGTTCTGGGCTTATGGTGGTGATTTCGGAAAAGATATGGCCAGCGACGGAAACTTCCTGATTAATGGTATTGTAAGTCCGGACAGAACTCCTCATCCGGCAATGCAGGAAGTAAAGTATGTTCACCAGGACTTTGGTTTTGAGGTAAAGGATCTTTCCAAAGGATTGTTCAGTGTGAAAAATCGTTTCTATTTTACAAATACTCAGGATTATGTCCTGAAATATAATGTTATTGAAAATGGTAAAATTGTAGCTGAAAAAGTGGTTCCGATGAATCTTGGTGCACAGCAAAGTATGGATGTACAGATTCCGGTAAGCCTACTGAAAAAAGGGAAGGAATATTTTGTGAACTTTGATGTATATACTGCAAAAACAAAAATGCTAGTTCCTAATAACTTTAATATTGCACATGGACAATTCAGATTAACATCCGAAGTAGTAAAAGAGTCTTATAAGCCGGCAATTGTATCGCCGTATATAAAAACGGATCAGAAAGGAAACATTACGATTGTAACAGCTGGGAAAGCTGTGTTGACTTTTGATAAAGCGAAAGGTATTGTAAGCTCTTATAAGGTTAATGGAAAAGAATATTTTCAGGATGGATTCGGAATTCAGCCAAACTTCTGGAGAGGTCCGAATGATAACGATTACGGAAGCTCGATGCCGAAACGTCTTCAGATCTGGAAGCAATCGAGTAAAGACTTTAAGGTAACAGAAGTTAATGCTGTAAAGGAAAATGATCATGCACTGCTAAATGCAACTTATCTTTTACCTGCTGGTAATCTGTACAAGATACAGTATAAGATCTATCCAGATGGTGTGATGAAGGTAAATGCGGAGTTTACCTCAACTTCTATGGAAGCGAACAATGTAGAAGCTTCGGAAGCTACACAGATGGCAACCTTTACTCCGGAAATGAAAAAAGCCAGGGAGAATTCATCTAAACTGGAAGTACCAAGAATTGGAGTGCGTTTCAGATTGTCCCAGTCTATGAATAAAGTTCAGTACTATGGAAATGGTCCTGTGGAAAACTATGCAGACCGTCAATCCGGTGCCAGAATAGGTATTTATAATACAACAGCAGAGGATATGTATTTCCCTTATGTGCGCCCACAGGAAAACGGTCACAGAACATTTAACCGTTGGTTTTCTCTTACAGATGGCAAGAATACCGGATTGTTGATTATTGCTGATGATACAGTAGGTTTTAATGCTTTAAGAAATTCTGTAGAAGATTTTGATTCCGAAGAAGCTAAAAACAGACCTTACCAATTCAATAACTTTAGTTCGGAAGAGCGTGCTGCTAATTCTGATGAAAAAGCGAAAGATTTGCGTCCGCGTCAGACCCATATAAACGATATTGCACCAAGAAATTTCGTAGAAGTATGTGTGGATATGAAACAGATGGGAGTTGCCGGTTATAATAGCTGGGGTGCTAAACCTCTTCCGGAATACAGTATTCCGTCTGACAAAAATTATAAATGGGGCTTTACAATAGTTCCTGTTAAAAACACTCAGGAGATTGCTGAAAAAGCAACCCTGAAATATTAA
- a CDS encoding SusC/RagA family TonB-linked outer membrane protein codes for MKRLFFILLFSLIGSLVYAQRTVTGTVTNEDNFPLSGVIITEKGTANKSTSGSEGKFSITISEENAILSASLKGFRSQEIPTEGKTVVNITLFSTTPEKAQQINEVVITALGIKKESRALTYNVQKVSGAEIVDGGQGNILNSLSGKIAGVDIKSSASGVGAESRVVLRGTTSITQNNNALYVVDGIPMPNLSFAAPQASGFYNGRGTAFGGIAMLNPEDVENISVLTGAASAALYGSSAANGVILITTKKGHSGKPRVSFSNTLSVMDPFILPRFQKTYGASTGGSMYSWGDKLTAPSTYNPEDFFRTGANYTTTFGISGGSENNTFYVSGSRQDAEGIIPNNTFNRYNFTASNSASLFNNKVALDLSFNYIRQNDQNMTTQGLYFNPIVPIYLMPTTTDIGKYKIYERYNPERNFETQYWDYGDLGMALQNPYWTANRNIFTNKVNRYIITGALKVNIANGINITGRLNYDNAAMNSETKLYASTYGLFAGPLGAYTRNPQNNQQIYGDIIANMDRRFGKFGINANLGTAIIDNQYETYTIGGNLSQLANLFTLKNTVTTTPPAESKSHDQTQSVFASTTVDYDKLVYLDLTGRYDWPSRLYGSTKSFYFYPSVGISAIVTDIFKIKSDLLSYLKVRGSYSEVGNSPPAGTTVLTFPFVGSSIGTTGTRPSNTIQPERTRSSEVGINARFLRNKLELTATAYTSSTFNQLFRPTYSGTSLFSSIYVNAGQVDNKGIEASLAWESPIFSRELKWRSQATFSLNKNKVVSLLRDYYDPYSGSTITLDKLNLGGTGSYRSILTEGGTMGDIYVNTLKKDFQGNVYVDANSGQIEADPDNFIKAGTSLAKYRLGWRNEFKYKDFTFAFLINARVGGVGVSQTQSVMDFFGVSESSALARENGGVLINDSKVDAQKFYQVVGSPQAGVGAYYVYSMTNVRLAEASLSYRLRTPWIKFINNVIINVSGRNLFMFYNKAPFDPENTASIGTYYQGIDYFMQPSLRSISCSLKLEF; via the coding sequence ATGAAAAGATTATTTTTCATTTTGTTATTTTCTCTTATCGGGAGTCTAGTCTATGCCCAGAGGACAGTTACCGGAACTGTTACCAACGAAGACAATTTCCCGTTATCCGGAGTAATAATTACTGAAAAAGGAACAGCCAACAAAAGCACATCTGGTTCGGAAGGAAAATTCAGTATTACTATCTCAGAAGAAAATGCCATTTTATCAGCCTCTCTCAAAGGTTTCAGATCTCAGGAAATACCAACAGAAGGCAAAACAGTTGTAAACATCACACTATTTTCCACAACCCCTGAAAAAGCACAGCAAATTAACGAAGTAGTAATAACCGCTTTGGGGATCAAAAAAGAATCCCGCGCCCTCACCTATAATGTACAAAAAGTAAGCGGCGCTGAAATTGTTGACGGCGGACAAGGAAACATTCTCAACAGTCTCTCGGGTAAAATTGCCGGTGTGGATATTAAATCTTCTGCGTCCGGCGTAGGCGCAGAATCCAGAGTAGTCCTGCGGGGAACAACTTCCATTACACAAAACAACAACGCCTTGTATGTTGTAGACGGAATCCCTATGCCTAATCTTTCTTTCGCCGCACCACAGGCTTCAGGTTTTTACAATGGCCGCGGAACTGCTTTCGGGGGGATCGCCATGCTCAACCCTGAAGATGTTGAAAATATTTCTGTACTCACAGGAGCTGCTTCAGCAGCATTATACGGCAGCAGTGCAGCCAATGGTGTTATCCTGATAACAACTAAAAAAGGACATAGCGGAAAACCCAGAGTATCTTTTAGTAATACCTTAAGCGTTATGGATCCTTTTATACTCCCTAGATTTCAAAAAACTTACGGGGCAAGTACAGGCGGGAGTATGTATAGCTGGGGAGATAAATTAACAGCTCCATCCACTTATAATCCTGAAGACTTTTTCAGGACAGGAGCTAATTACACTACAACTTTCGGGATTAGTGGTGGTTCCGAAAACAATACCTTTTACGTATCGGGATCCAGACAGGATGCAGAAGGAATCATTCCCAATAATACCTTCAACCGCTATAATTTTACAGCCAGCAATTCAGCATCTCTATTCAACAATAAAGTAGCTCTTGATCTTTCTTTCAACTACATCCGTCAGAACGATCAGAATATGACAACCCAGGGATTATATTTCAATCCCATCGTCCCCATTTATTTAATGCCAACAACCACGGATATCGGAAAATATAAAATATACGAACGTTACAATCCGGAAAGAAACTTTGAAACCCAGTATTGGGACTATGGCGATCTGGGAATGGCTCTGCAAAACCCTTACTGGACAGCAAACCGGAATATATTCACCAACAAAGTAAATCGCTATATCATTACGGGAGCTTTAAAAGTGAACATTGCCAATGGAATTAATATTACAGGACGTCTTAATTATGATAATGCTGCTATGAATTCCGAAACCAAACTATATGCATCAACATACGGCTTGTTCGCTGGTCCTTTAGGTGCTTATACAAGGAATCCGCAAAACAATCAGCAGATTTACGGTGACATCATCGCTAATATGGATCGCCGTTTTGGCAAGTTTGGAATCAATGCAAACTTAGGTACTGCTATTATAGATAATCAGTATGAAACATATACCATAGGAGGGAACCTTTCGCAACTAGCAAATCTGTTCACTTTAAAGAATACCGTTACCACAACACCGCCAGCAGAAAGCAAATCCCATGATCAGACACAATCTGTTTTCGCCAGTACTACAGTAGACTATGACAAATTAGTATACCTGGATCTTACCGGTCGTTACGACTGGCCATCCAGACTATACGGAAGTACTAAAAGCTTCTACTTCTACCCCTCTGTCGGTATTTCTGCCATTGTTACAGATATATTCAAAATTAAATCAGATCTTCTTTCTTATTTAAAAGTAAGAGGTTCTTATAGTGAGGTAGGCAACAGCCCGCCAGCCGGCACCACAGTACTTACTTTTCCTTTCGTAGGCAGCAGCATCGGAACCACAGGCACAAGACCTTCCAATACAATTCAGCCGGAACGTACGCGTTCTTCGGAAGTGGGAATTAATGCAAGATTTCTGAGAAACAAGCTTGAGTTAACCGCTACAGCCTATACCTCTTCTACTTTCAATCAGTTGTTCAGACCTACTTATTCAGGAACCTCACTTTTCAGTTCTATTTATGTAAATGCCGGTCAGGTAGACAACAAAGGAATAGAAGCTTCTCTGGCATGGGAAAGCCCAATATTTAGCAGAGAGCTAAAATGGAGATCTCAGGCTACTTTTTCACTAAACAAAAACAAAGTAGTCAGTTTGCTCAGAGATTATTACGACCCATATAGCGGCTCTACAATAACATTAGACAAACTTAATCTGGGAGGTACCGGAAGTTACCGCAGCATCCTCACGGAAGGCGGAACAATGGGAGACATTTATGTCAATACTTTAAAAAAAGATTTTCAGGGGAATGTCTATGTAGATGCCAATTCCGGACAGATTGAAGCCGATCCTGACAATTTCATAAAGGCAGGAACTTCACTTGCCAAATACCGCTTGGGATGGAGAAATGAATTTAAATATAAAGATTTCACATTTGCATTTCTTATAAACGCCCGGGTAGGTGGTGTAGGCGTATCCCAAACTCAGTCTGTAATGGATTTCTTCGGGGTATCAGAATCCAGCGCTCTGGCAAGAGAAAACGGCGGCGTACTTATAAATGACAGCAAAGTAGATGCCCAGAAATTCTATCAGGTAGTAGGAAGCCCACAAGCAGGTGTTGGCGCTTATTATGTATATAGTATGACCAATGTAAGACTAGCCGAAGCTTCACTCTCATACAGATTGCGCACTCCATGGATAAAGTTTATAAACAATGTCATTATAAATGTTAGTGGTCGGAATTTATTCATGTTCTATAATAAAGCTCCTTTTGACCCGGAAAACACAGCTTCAATTGGTACCTACTATCAGGGAATTGATTATTTCATGCAACCTAGTCTCAGAAGTATAAGTTGCTCTCTGAAATTAGAATTCTAA
- a CDS encoding RagB/SusD family nutrient uptake outer membrane protein: MRASIKYLIGICTAFTLSTCTNRYADFNTDPTQPTENMLQRDYYQLGTFFIQMQKNVIPAGSNGTDEVNQYQLTDNLQGDIYSGYMGVSNNWNGGQNNSTYGLIPGWYGEMFKRAYLGILAGWAQIRDRASTPETAALADIIKVAGLHRTTDTYGPLPYLNIKAGVINTKYDSQQTIYDSFFKELDNAINVLTSFSQNFPNSKILASYDLVYQGDVRKWIQFANSLKLRLAMRIVYADPAKAKLYAESAVNHPIGVIKTTDASASIKSSVTNPIRNPIAYICFQYDDIRMGANMESFLKGYKDPRISSYFNQATIGASTGYFGIRNGIRITNKSLYTPFSTIKMEENSPLPWLSAAESYFTRAEGALRGWNMGGTAKELYETGIRTSFQQAGASGTDNYLNDNTSTAAAYRDPASPSNNVTAGSPLLSTITIKWNEADSFEKKLERIITQKWIAVFPNGQEAWSEFRRTGYPKIFPVVVNNSGGTIDASKQIRRMPFPISEYQDNPQGVASGTAVLGGADNGGTRLWWDKKN; the protein is encoded by the coding sequence ATGAGAGCATCAATAAAATATTTAATCGGTATATGCACTGCATTTACCTTATCTACATGCACGAATCGTTATGCTGATTTCAATACCGACCCCACACAACCTACTGAAAATATGCTGCAACGGGATTATTATCAGTTAGGAACTTTCTTCATCCAAATGCAAAAAAATGTAATTCCGGCAGGAAGCAACGGAACGGATGAGGTAAACCAATACCAGCTTACAGACAATCTGCAGGGCGACATTTATTCGGGATATATGGGAGTCAGCAACAACTGGAATGGCGGACAAAACAACTCTACCTACGGATTAATTCCAGGGTGGTACGGAGAAATGTTTAAGAGAGCCTATCTGGGAATCTTAGCCGGTTGGGCACAAATCAGAGACAGAGCCAGTACACCCGAAACAGCAGCATTAGCGGATATTATAAAAGTAGCAGGTCTGCACAGAACAACGGACACCTACGGCCCTCTTCCTTACCTCAACATAAAAGCCGGGGTTATTAATACCAAGTATGATTCACAACAAACTATTTACGACTCTTTTTTTAAAGAGCTGGATAATGCCATTAATGTCTTAACAAGCTTCTCACAGAATTTCCCTAATTCAAAAATATTAGCGAGTTATGATCTTGTCTATCAGGGAGACGTCCGCAAATGGATTCAGTTTGCCAATTCTCTAAAACTAAGATTAGCCATGAGAATAGTGTATGCAGATCCGGCAAAAGCCAAACTGTATGCAGAGTCTGCAGTCAACCATCCGATTGGCGTTATAAAAACTACTGACGCCAGTGCTTCCATCAAATCTTCTGTTACAAATCCTATCAGAAATCCAATTGCTTACATATGCTTTCAATATGACGACATTCGTATGGGAGCCAATATGGAATCGTTTTTAAAAGGTTATAAAGACCCGAGAATCTCTTCTTATTTTAACCAGGCTACTATTGGCGCTTCAACAGGATATTTTGGAATAAGAAACGGTATCCGGATTACCAATAAATCATTATACACTCCTTTTTCTACTATTAAAATGGAAGAAAACAGCCCACTGCCATGGCTTTCAGCCGCAGAAAGCTATTTCACAAGAGCAGAAGGCGCACTAAGAGGCTGGAACATGGGCGGAACAGCTAAAGAACTCTACGAAACCGGTATACGCACCTCCTTTCAGCAAGCAGGCGCAAGTGGTACAGACAATTACCTGAACGACAACACCAGCACTGCTGCAGCCTACAGAGACCCTGCAAGCCCATCTAATAACGTCACTGCAGGAAGTCCGCTTCTAAGCACCATAACAATCAAATGGAACGAGGCCGATAGTTTTGAAAAGAAGCTGGAACGCATTATTACACAAAAATGGATTGCTGTATTCCCTAACGGGCAAGAAGCCTGGAGTGAATTCCGCAGAACAGGCTACCCTAAAATCTTTCCGGTTGTCGTAAATAATAGCGGTGGAACCATTGACGCTTCTAAACAGATACGCAGAATGCCATTTCCAATTTCAGAATACCAAGATAATCCACAGGGAGTAGCTTCTGGGACCGCTGTCTTGGGAGGCGCCGATAACGGTGGAACACGACTTTGGTGGGATAAAAAAAATTAA
- a CDS encoding glycoside hydrolase family 18: protein MAILISCALIIFGCTAENRPEPQNIDLPPQNSEAYYANLRAYKKSPHQVAFGWYGSSGLSNLEPSMERRWMGLPDSLDIISMWSGFPEKDSPGYKEMRFVQEVKGTKIVRVSFTDDIFFNNEIKDFKATYFDNQNKEKLKEGFDKIAKIIYDDITSKGLDGVDFDHEPNYCGCNTWQITKNRENFGLFIEALGKYFGRIAKTGKILLIDGEIDQVPTNAGRHVDYAVTQSYGCRSSSILQSRYDDISSWATPDRYIITENFESFWKDGGVNFNDPVNGVIPSLYGMAYWNPTQGPKGGTGSYHIEYDYGNYPGYKYTRKMIQIMNPAPKPK, encoded by the coding sequence ATGGCAATTCTTATCAGTTGTGCACTAATCATTTTTGGCTGCACAGCCGAGAACAGGCCCGAGCCTCAAAACATTGATTTACCTCCGCAAAATTCGGAAGCATATTACGCCAATCTCAGAGCTTATAAAAAATCACCTCATCAGGTTGCATTCGGCTGGTATGGTTCCTCAGGACTCTCCAATCTGGAACCTTCCATGGAAAGAAGATGGATGGGACTTCCTGACAGTCTGGACATTATAAGTATGTGGAGCGGATTTCCGGAAAAAGACTCTCCCGGATATAAAGAAATGAGATTTGTACAGGAAGTAAAGGGCACTAAAATCGTGCGTGTAAGCTTTACCGATGATATTTTTTTCAATAATGAGATCAAAGACTTTAAGGCTACCTATTTTGATAACCAAAATAAAGAAAAACTAAAGGAAGGCTTTGATAAGATTGCCAAAATAATATACGACGATATTACTTCCAAGGGACTGGACGGAGTAGACTTTGACCACGAACCTAATTATTGTGGATGCAATACCTGGCAGATAACTAAAAACCGGGAGAATTTCGGTCTTTTCATAGAGGCTCTGGGAAAATACTTTGGCCGCATTGCCAAGACAGGAAAGATACTGTTGATTGATGGCGAAATAGATCAGGTTCCTACAAATGCAGGCAGACATGTTGACTATGCCGTAACGCAATCCTATGGCTGCAGATCTTCATCTATACTACAAAGCAGATACGACGATATTTCTTCATGGGCAACTCCCGACAGATATATTATTACCGAAAACTTCGAAAGTTTCTGGAAAGATGGTGGCGTAAATTTCAATGATCCTGTAAACGGTGTAATACCCTCTCTTTATGGCATGGCCTACTGGAATCCTACACAAGGACCAAAAGGAGGAACAGGCTCCTATCACATAGAATATGACTATGGAAATTACCCGGGATATAAATATACCCGTAAAATGATACAGATTATGAATCCTGCCCCTAAGCCTAAATAA
- a CDS encoding DUF1735 and LamG domain-containing protein, with translation MKNIFKHISAVLLFLFCYACTNDDNIPASENAVYLEGDSGKNTIGANIEDSEISVPISVRAAKPVDNQVQTSIRTDESAVEEYNKSNGTQYTPLPAEYYTLQDSKYTIEKGKYISNTGILKIKSLTGLPIDKKYIIPVSITSTTNIPLLQASKTLYVIANRTITTRATSLTGNAFKVDFFKNNQGLNAMKTITYEARVFVNNFQKADPRISTIMGVEENFLLRFGDIDQLQVAGGNSHIATGPFSTGVWYHFAAVYDGSQLKLYSNGELLLTKNVVRTIDLTSTWAGGFYIGYSAGGRYLDGAISEARIWSRALSRNELINGVCGVNPKSEGLIAYWKFDKSDNGRVIKDLTGNGRDAVATSNIKWVEGVKCSN, from the coding sequence ATGAAAAATATTTTTAAACATATAAGTGCGGTCTTACTATTTCTTTTCTGCTACGCATGCACAAATGATGATAATATACCCGCTTCTGAAAATGCTGTTTATCTTGAAGGAGATTCGGGTAAAAATACCATTGGCGCTAATATAGAAGACAGTGAAATAAGTGTACCTATTTCTGTAAGAGCCGCCAAACCTGTAGACAATCAGGTACAGACTTCTATCCGTACAGATGAAAGCGCTGTGGAGGAATACAATAAAAGCAACGGAACCCAGTATACTCCCCTACCAGCAGAATACTACACACTTCAGGACAGTAAATACACTATAGAAAAAGGGAAATATATTTCCAATACCGGAATTTTAAAAATAAAAAGCCTGACCGGTCTCCCTATTGATAAAAAATATATAATACCAGTTAGCATAACAAGTACGACCAATATTCCGCTACTTCAGGCATCTAAAACCTTATATGTAATAGCTAACCGTACAATTACTACACGAGCAACATCTCTTACAGGAAATGCTTTTAAGGTAGATTTTTTCAAAAACAATCAGGGCTTAAATGCGATGAAAACAATAACATACGAAGCTCGTGTCTTTGTTAATAACTTTCAAAAAGCTGATCCTCGAATTAGCACAATTATGGGAGTTGAAGAAAATTTCCTACTCCGTTTCGGGGACATAGACCAACTACAAGTTGCTGGCGGCAACAGCCATATTGCTACAGGACCTTTTTCTACCGGTGTATGGTATCACTTTGCTGCCGTATACGACGGAAGCCAGTTAAAACTATACTCCAACGGAGAATTACTACTCACAAAGAATGTTGTACGTACAATAGACCTGACAAGTACATGGGCTGGTGGCTTCTATATAGGATATTCTGCCGGTGGTCGATATCTGGATGGAGCCATTAGCGAAGCCAGAATATGGTCCCGCGCCTTATCACGCAATGAATTAATCAATGGTGTATGCGGCGTAAATCCAAAATCAGAAGGATTAATAGCTTACTGGAAATTTGATAAAAGTGATAACGGCAGAGTTATAAAAGATTTAACAGGTAACGGACGCGATGCCGTTGCGACCAGTAATATTAAGTGGGTAGAAGGTGTAAAATGCAGTAATTAA